From a region of the Vidua macroura isolate BioBank_ID:100142 chromosome 3, ASM2450914v1, whole genome shotgun sequence genome:
- the LOC128805566 gene encoding gamma-aminobutyric acid receptor subunit rho-1, whose product MRPGFGGPAIPVGVDVQVESLDSISEVDMDFTMTLYLRHYWKDERLSFPSTNNQSMTFDGRLVKKIWVPDMFFVHSKRSFIHDTTTDNVMLRVQPDGKVLYSLRVTVTAMCNMDFSRFPLDTQTCSLEIESYAYTEDDLMLYWKNGNDSLKTDERISLSQFLIQEFHTTTKLAFYSSTGWYNRLYINFTLRRHIFFFLLQTYFPATLMVMLSWVSFWIDRRAVPARVPLGITTVLTMSTIITGVNASMPRVSYIKAVDIYLWVSFVFVFLSVLEYAAVNYLTTVQERKERKLRDKPACACSLPQPRPMMVDGSYNDGDVNELGHFMSEDGDKQDRMMVQLALGSERGSARRKNQRYVSMRIDTHAIDKYSRIIFPGAYILFNLIYWSIFS is encoded by the exons ATGAGACCAGGTTTTGGAG gcCCTGCAATTCCTGTTGGGGTGGATGTCCAAGTTGAAAGTCTGGACAGCATTTCTGAGGTGGACATG GACTTCACCATGACGCTTTACCTGAGGCACTACTGGAAAGATGAGAGGctgtccttccccagcaccaaCAACCAAAGCATGACCTTTGACGGCAGACTGGTGAAGAAGATCTGGGTCCCTGACATGTTCTTCGTCCACTCCAAGCGTTCCTTCATCCATGACACCACCACAGACAATGTCATGCTGCGGGTCCAGCCAGATGGGAAGGTACTTTATAGCCTCAG AGTTACAGTAACAGCAATGTGCAACATGGATTTTAGTCGCTTTCCCCTGGACACACAGACATGTTCCCTGGAGATTGAAAGCT ATGCCTACACTGAAGATGACCTTATGCTCTACTGGAAGAATGGGAACGATTCCCTAAAAACAGATGAGAGGATATCACTGTCCCAGTTCCTGATTCAGGAGTTTCACACCACCACAAAGCTTGCCTTTTATAGCAGCACAG GGTGGTACAATCGCCTCTATATAAACTTCACATTACGCCGACAcatcttcttcttcctgctccaaACCTACTTCCCTGCCACTCTCATGGTCATGTTGTCCTGGGTGTCCTTCTGGATCGACCGACGAGCAGTTCCTGCCAGAGTCCCGTTAG GGATAACCACCGTGCTGACCATGTCCACGATCATCACTGGGGTGAATGCCTCCATGCCTCGTGTTTCCTACATCAAAGCAGTGGACATTTACCTGTGGGTCAGTTTTGTGTTTGTCTTCCTCTCGGTGTTGGAATACGCAGCTGTGAATTACCTGACAACAGTGCAAGAGCGGAAGGAGAGGAAACTGCGGGACAAG cctgcctgtgcctgcagcctACCTCAGCCGCGGCCCATGATGGTGGATGGCAGCTACAACGACGGGGACGTGAACGAGCTGGGGCACTTCATGTCCGAGGATGGGGACAAACAGGACCGGATGATGGTGCAGCTGGCACTGGGCTCAGAGAGGGGCTCGGCCAGGAGGAAAAACCAGAGATACGTCAGCATGCGCATCGACACCCATGCCATTGACAAGTACTCCAGGATCATATTCCCTGGGGCATACATTCTATTCAATTTGATATACTGGTCCATTTTTTCATAA